The DNA region ACAATACTTGAGGAACTTTGAGTAGTATAGACTATCAGCCATCACTATCACCGCGTGTTGTCGCTTCATTGTGAACCACTAGCCAGAAGAGCACACAAAAATTACACCACAAAAGTAGAAACATACTGAATCAAGACAAAGCTCCTTGAGATTAAGGCTTGTCTTCTTCACCTGAGAACCCTTTCTAAAATCTTCCTTGGTAATTTCAGGTAACATGTCTTCCATGTGTCTACCTGTCCCACGTGGACCAGGATCCACAAAACTTGAGAAACAGAGATAATGTCAGTGAATGAATATACTAATGAGAACTCaaaactatttttcttttgcCTTTAGGGGTCAGTTTACCTCTCAATGAAGCTGACGTTGGAATATAACAAATATCTATAAGTGTAGTCAAAAGTATGCAACGGTATACAACTGCACATGAAAAATACACTTGTGGTGATTTATACAAGACTTAATTGGGACACTTAATCAAGATTGGAATCAATACCCCTCTGAAAGAAGAACAAAGTGTTGGTTGTCAGGATCTTCAAGAGCATTAACTAGTAACCTCTTCTCAGCATCAACCATTGAAGTTCTTCCCCAAGTGACCTCGTCACTATGAATCTCTCGATCATAGAAATGAGGACTGATGTGAACTGGCCGTTCCTTGGACGGGTGGATGTAAATAGAGAACTTCCCTTCATGACCCTTTACAACACCAGCAAAAATTGAGTATATTAGTGAAAAGAATGTAGATAAAGTTGGACTTTGTCTTAGGTGTTTGTTACCTTGAAGAACTCATCCCATAGCAACTCAAATGGCAAAGTACCATGAGTCAAGAACAAGAAAGCGATCTTGGAGTTTTGGGTTATGAAGGAAGGAGTTCTAAGTATGTCTCTGAccactgctcgagctgctatcTCTTTAATAGTGAGTTTCCTGATATGAGCAGGTAGCAACGCTGAGAGAGCATCCTCGCAGCCTCTACCGCTGGAGAGTACATGACAGGAAGATCTCTTGCCATGTCGTGGGAACATGTGAGTACAGATCAGAAGCATGCTGATCACTGAAACTGTCAAAACGACACATAAGGGCTTCTTCAAAGATGTGCGGTGACGTGGCCCCAGCAACTTCTTCTGCGCCTTACTCATTGAAACCAACCACGCATAAACACCTCCCTTCTCTCTTTTAATAAGACATACAGAGATCGAATTTTTGTTTCACCTCTACGTACTTCTTTTAAATAGGCATTGCCTTAAGGACATGCAaagattgtttttgttttaagaaaagATACATACAAGTTGTTGTTAGTGTCAAGACGATTGCGTCTGTTCTTTTATACTTGATCACTCCATTATCTTAGTAGTTTCTGTCTCTGTTGTTGGGTTTGAAGTAAAGAATTGAAAAGACTTTTTGGTGAAACCAACAAGTCTTCTTCTCCAGTGATTGAATTTAAAACAAAGAttagacagagagagagaggaacgTTATTAAAGAAGGGTTTTCCATTTTCTCAGATAGTTTCCCTAAGTTTGTTGTTATCAAACAATGTCACAGAAGTTCCCTAAATGATAAATATTTCCATTTTGTGTTGGATTAGAGTTGGCTTCACGACTCTGGAAAAATTGATTATCATGAGCCCCTAAAAGTATAAATGCTTCATAAAAAATGAGATTGCAAAATGGGAGGACTCTTATCCACAGAACCCCACAGgggttttttaaattttttttattttaataaaaaaaaaaattaaaactgcaCCAATTGCGGGCCTCCACGTGTCGTGGGGTTCGCAGAATAGTGACAGAAACCCACAGAATCAGTTTCTCTCTCTGGgcctttttctctttctcttctccttTTCTCATATTTTCGTAGACCCCATCCTTTCTTAAAACCCCTATCAAAAACTGCAATAAGAGTGCTCTTAATATCCGGCTGTCTTTGAAGTTTGAGCTATTCTGCTATCATTGTGCTTGGACAGTATAATGGGTTAAGGCAAATGACTGTGTTTTGGACCTTAAGCCCAATTTTGATCGGGCCGGAAAGCAAAATATGTGTTATGAACACAGTGAATATGAagttatctatattattaaagttgaagtacaaattggagatgtttggaaacaagaatAGTAggataaatgagatatgtttggcaacatggatagtagatatgtgtactttcttttatttacacatttatccattgtattttcaataaattaataacaaatgagaattgcttagaaacattaataacacatttaatacttctttttatttaaacatttagccattgtttttataataaattaaacaacattctttctatatttctttttatttacaattgtgtcgctatatttataattttttatggtaaaaataaaaacacaaactgaaatataaatagtatattattaaaaaattaaaaaagtattattaccttatttagtttagtcaaatataaaaatttcaagatttcaattttcaaaaaaaaaaaatcataaaattaattataattcatagaaaactgatgcaaaaaaaattaaaactttgaaacataGATAAAtgtatgtcaagaagaaaaaaataatggcttatgttattaataaaaattggaaatccattatatcatttttaaaatatacaaaatggactaatctaattacctaaaaatattgttttgtctaaaataatcataaaataaatttaaattttatatacatattaaaatatgcatatatccaaaaatttatttttactaaaatattttccaataaccgttattaaaaatattttcaatatatataagaaaaatacaacaaaaagattaattttatataccaacttaaattaaggtttttatatttcacattaaactttaagaatataatatagatgattatttataagatggtacatataaaatactattacttatatgattatatatattgacatgaaaaatgaatagcaatatatttttgaaatatacatccgcacgggcatgcgggtcaaaatttattttaaattacaatgtaaatatttaataatatagaaatatgtcacattgtttaaacaaaatattaatataaaaatattgtaccGTTGCGttctaaaaatcatttattttaacaacaagtcaaataaatatgttgattggagagagaataaaacaaagtcagagaaacacatagtttaccagagtgAGAGtgtgtgtcgaatttattataaagaaagtttcactaagataaatacattcaatagctacaaacaaataatatatttcacaaAAGTGAACAATaaaacccgcgctttcgaagcgcgggtcaaaatctagttctaataaaatagaaatttctCATATCATCCTAACTTTTCTTTTGGGCTGTTGTTCAATTGAGATGTGACTGAATCAGATTTAGTCGATACAATTCACTTTCAGTTTAATCTGGAGATTCATTGCAAAGGTTTGCTTCAAACAATCATTGTGGAAAGCAAGAATGTGTGTTGTTCTTTGGAAATTTATCATAGCCGCTGTGATGATTATGTAGGGCCCTACAAAATGTTGGCCATGACAAGTTCTTTGCAACTACATTGTAGGCTTGTTggtaaataactaaatattcatAAATGTAGCAGCAGTAGAGTAACTCGTATTTGTAACTGGTTTGTGGATTCAATTAAAGAACATTCGAAACCTTAATTTCTAGAGAATAAAATTGATTACTTCTCTCAatgtaattatgaaattatcACCATTCCCATGACATTATgtgtaaatatgattgaaagaGGAACTTTGTCACTTACATCAGAGACTCTTATAAATGATGTTAAAATGCAATGTCATTTCCATGTCACAGATCACAAACTAACGCTGAAAATACACTATTTTACATCTTAGCTAAAGAGATCGAGTTATCATTTTTTGACGGAGAATGTATATTTTCCCATGTTCGGAAACTCGCTACGCGCTATCCGTGCGGTGAGTCCGGGCCTAGCGAGTTATCAGAAAATCGGAAATAAATCGGGGAGTACTCGGGGATTTTTTTCTGTATATGTAGCTACTTTAAGtacacatattattttttttggtcaaataagTACATATATTAAACATGTAGCAAATTGACATAAGGTAGTCGTGGTCCAGCGGTTTAGGTAAGTTCATTGGGCTTTGGTAATGAGGTTTCAAGCATCATACGtggctttttatttttctattttctttcttttaaagaGTGAACAAAACAAATTATGCCCCATTCTTTTTCAACGAAATC from Raphanus sativus cultivar WK10039 chromosome 8, ASM80110v3, whole genome shotgun sequence includes:
- the LOC108821672 gene encoding glycosyltransferase BC10-like; translation: MSKAQKKLLGPRHRTSLKKPLCVVLTVSVISMLLICTHMFPRHGKRSSCHVLSSGRGCEDALSALLPAHIRKLTIKEIAARAVVRDILRTPSFITQNSKIAFLFLTHGTLPFELLWDEFFKGHEGKFSIYIHPSKERPVHISPHFYDREIHSDEVTWGRTSMVDAEKRLLVNALEDPDNQHFVLLSEGCIPLHTFDYTYRYLLYSNVSFIESFVDPGPRGTGRHMEDMLPEITKEDFRKGSQWFTMKRQHAVIVMADSLYYSKFLKYCGVSKPGTEGDKNCTADEHYLPTFFSKIDPMGISNWSVTYVDWSERRRSPKTYGPHDISLEFLKDVSSEEMSVHVTSLREHGDELHWPCTWNGIRRPCYLFARKFHPDSLDSLVNLFPNYTSTVV